Proteins co-encoded in one Stomoxys calcitrans chromosome 5, idStoCalc2.1, whole genome shotgun sequence genomic window:
- the LOC106085380 gene encoding ribonucleoside-diphosphate reductase subunit M2: MSVAGKENIDNMDKFALKSPRKILAENVNNVRKMSIGNDETIPNGKELTNGVSETSNTSAGTTLANKAPVPFDTTIEPLLKENPKRFVIFPIQHLDIWQMYKKAEASFWTVEEVDLSKDMSDWEKLTDNERYFISHVLAFFAASDGIVNENLVERFSQEVQVTEARCFYGFQIAMENVHSEMYSILIDTYIKDRDQREYLFNAIETMPAVKRKADWALSWISSDSANFGERVIAFAAVEGIFFSGSFASIFWLKKRGLMPGLTFSNELISRDEGLHCDFAVLMFKYLVQKPSRERIIEIIREAVKIEQEFLTEALPCNLIGMNCDLMSEYIEFVADRLLVELDVGKIYNTKNPFPFMEMISLDGKTNFFERKVGEYQKWGVTANRLDNVFTLDADF, from the exons ATGTCCGTGGCTGGTAAAGAAAATATTGACAACATGGATAAGTTCGCTTTAAAg AGTCCGAGGAAAATTCTTGCTGAGAATGTTAATAATGTCCGTAAAATGTCCATTGGCAACGATGAAACTATACCCAATGGCAAGGAGTTAACAAATGGCGTCTCTGAAACTTCCAATACCAGTGCCGGCACCACGTTGGCTAATAAGGCGCCAGTTCCCTTTGATACCACTATAGAGCCTCTATTGAAGGAGAATCCTAAACGTTTTGTCATCTTTCCTATTCAACATCTGGATATTTGGCAAATGTATAAGAAG gCTGAGGCATCATTTTGGACTGTTGAGGAAGTGGATCTGTCTAAAGATATGTCTGACTGGGAGAAACTCACAGacaatgaaagatatttcatTTCCCATGTGTTGGCTTTCTTTGCTGCCTCCGATGGCATAGTTAATGAGAATCTTGTCGAGAGATTTTCTCAAGAGGTGCAAGTAACTGAAGCCCGCTGCTTCTATGGCTTCCAGATTGCTATGGAGAATGTTCACTCGGAAATGTACAGCATTCTTATTGACACCTATATTAAAGATCGTGACCAACGTGAATATTTATTCAATGCCATTGAAACTATGCCAGCTGTTAAAAGAAAAGCTGATTGGGCTTTGTCATGGATATCATCGGATTCTGCTAATTTTGGTGAACGTGTAATAGCTTTTGCTGCTGTTGAAGGCATATTCTTCAGCGGCAGTTTTGCCTCCATTTTCTGGTTGAAGAAACGTGGCCTAATGCCCGGCTTAACATTCTCCAACGAGCTGATATCGCGTGACGAAGGTTTGCATTGTGATTTTGCTGTATTGATGTTTAAGTATCTGGTGCAGAAGCCCAGCAGAGAACGTATCATTGAGATAATAAGAGAAGCGGTTAAAATCGAACAGGAATTCCTTACAGAAGCATTGCCATGCAATTTGATTGGTATGAATTGTGATTTAATGTCCGAGTATATTGAATTTGTAGCAGATCGTCTGCTAGTCGAATTGGATGTGGGCAAG ATCTACAATACCAAAAATCCTTTCCCCTTCATGGAAATGATTTCCTTGGATGGCAAAACAAACTTCTTTGAGCGAAAGGTGGGCGAATACCAAAAGTGGGGTGTCACAGCTAACCGTTTGGACAACGTATTTACATTAGATGCTGATTTCTAA
- the LOC106085382 gene encoding presenilins-associated rhomboid-like protein, mitochondrial isoform X2 produces MFSKLLYLRVRLGSFAGATIMEYENTRNMMLEKARQAKLGWIRKKPDEDSWENIKRDIKRLWERLSPGEKVFVPICAANVLVFGLWRIPSLRMPMMKYFCSNPAARAVCWPMFLSTFSHYSAFHLFANMYVLHSFSNLAVLSLGKEQFLAVYLTAGVVASLTSILYKALTVQAGLSIGASGAIMAILAYVCAQYPDTQLSILFLPMFTFSAGTAIKVIMGIDFAGCIMGWKFFDHAAHLGGAIFGLFWTYYGAELWQKRIPLLTMYHDWRKTK; encoded by the exons ATGTTTTCAAAGCTCTTATATTTACGGGTGCG CTTGGGTTCTTTTGCTGGCGCTACCATTATGGAATATGAGAACACCCGCAATATGATGTTAGAAAAGGCAAGGCAGGCGAAACTAGGTTGGATACGAAAAAAACCAGACGAAGATTCATGGGAGAACATTAAACGTGATATTAAACGTTTGTGGGAAAGATTGTCTCCGGGCGAAAAAGTATTTGTACCTATATGTGCTGCCAATGTTTTGGTGTTCGGTTTGTGGCGCATTCCTTCATTGAGAATGCCTATGATGAAGTACTTTTGCTCGAACCCAGCTGCAA GAGCAGTTTGTTGGCCTATGTTCCTATCGACATTTAGTCATTATTCGGCTTTTCATTTATTCGCAAATATGTACGTCTTACATAGCTTTTCGAATTTGGCCGTTTTGTCTTTGGGCAAGGAACAATTTTTGGCTGTATATTTGACAGCAGGAGTGGTTGCAAGTCTTACCAGTATTTTATACAAAGCATTGACTGTGCAAGCGGGACTGTCCATTGGAGCGTCTGGAGCCATAATGGCCATATTGGCATACGTTTGCGCTCAATATCCTGACACACAGTTAAGCATATTGTTTCTGCCTATGTTCACCTTCTCTGCTGGGACGGCAATAAAAGTCATAATGGGAATTGATTTTGCTGGTTGCATAATGGGATGGAAATTTTTTGATCATGCTGCTCATTTGGGTGGAGCAATTTTTGGACT ATTTTGGACATATTATGGTGCTGAACTCTGGCAAAAACGTATTCCACTGTTAACGATGTATCATGATTGGAGGAAgactaaatag
- the LOC106085382 gene encoding presenilins-associated rhomboid-like protein, mitochondrial isoform X1: protein MLLRRLGTCAWQAHTRDSTLLHHVKSSPLNCGSFLRSIRSTARCKNSSRPALQPLVETGGPVPSGNVFKALIFTGAFSLGSFAGATIMEYENTRNMMLEKARQAKLGWIRKKPDEDSWENIKRDIKRLWERLSPGEKVFVPICAANVLVFGLWRIPSLRMPMMKYFCSNPAARAVCWPMFLSTFSHYSAFHLFANMYVLHSFSNLAVLSLGKEQFLAVYLTAGVVASLTSILYKALTVQAGLSIGASGAIMAILAYVCAQYPDTQLSILFLPMFTFSAGTAIKVIMGIDFAGCIMGWKFFDHAAHLGGAIFGLFWTYYGAELWQKRIPLLTMYHDWRKTK, encoded by the exons ATGCTATTACGACGCCTAGGCACTTGTGCTTGGCAGGCGCACACTAG GGATTCAACGTTATTGCATCATGTCAAGAGTAGTCCATTAAATTGTGGCAGCTTTCTCAGATCAATCCGGAGCACTGCCCGTTGCAAAAATTCATCTAGACCTGCCCTACAGCCTTTAGTTGAAACGGGTGGTCCAGTGCCTTCAGGCAATGTTTTCAAAGCTCTTATATTTACGGGTGCG TTCAGCTTGGGTTCTTTTGCTGGCGCTACCATTATGGAATATGAGAACACCCGCAATATGATGTTAGAAAAGGCAAGGCAGGCGAAACTAGGTTGGATACGAAAAAAACCAGACGAAGATTCATGGGAGAACATTAAACGTGATATTAAACGTTTGTGGGAAAGATTGTCTCCGGGCGAAAAAGTATTTGTACCTATATGTGCTGCCAATGTTTTGGTGTTCGGTTTGTGGCGCATTCCTTCATTGAGAATGCCTATGATGAAGTACTTTTGCTCGAACCCAGCTGCAA GAGCAGTTTGTTGGCCTATGTTCCTATCGACATTTAGTCATTATTCGGCTTTTCATTTATTCGCAAATATGTACGTCTTACATAGCTTTTCGAATTTGGCCGTTTTGTCTTTGGGCAAGGAACAATTTTTGGCTGTATATTTGACAGCAGGAGTGGTTGCAAGTCTTACCAGTATTTTATACAAAGCATTGACTGTGCAAGCGGGACTGTCCATTGGAGCGTCTGGAGCCATAATGGCCATATTGGCATACGTTTGCGCTCAATATCCTGACACACAGTTAAGCATATTGTTTCTGCCTATGTTCACCTTCTCTGCTGGGACGGCAATAAAAGTCATAATGGGAATTGATTTTGCTGGTTGCATAATGGGATGGAAATTTTTTGATCATGCTGCTCATTTGGGTGGAGCAATTTTTGGACT ATTTTGGACATATTATGGTGCTGAACTCTGGCAAAAACGTATTCCACTGTTAACGATGTATCATGATTGGAGGAAgactaaatag
- the LOC106085383 gene encoding RNA-binding protein 48, with protein sequence MDNLLHHNRFQYCTTRLKYRQGKELKAVKVYTVANESKHILVFGVPKINLQNELKQKLRKFGAIKHVRIVTADLLNKGFEIESFTEVFWVCFERVFDARKCKRYMDAKSFYGGILHISYAAEYETIEELREKLELRRTEVDYRVRANAAQYKYMKTGESNVVQ encoded by the exons ATGGACAATTTATTACATCACAATCGTTTCCAATATTGTACAACGCGATTAAAATATAGACAAGGCAAGGAACTTAAGGCTGTCAAG GTCTACACAGTAGCAAACGAATCAAAACACATTTTAGTATTTGGAGTACCTAAAATTAATCTGCAAAACGAATTAAAACAGAAACTTCGAAAATTTGGAGCTATAAAACATGTTCGTATCGTGACTGCCGATCTACTAAACAAAGGATTCGAAATAGAATCTTTTACTGAAGTTTTTTGGGTTTGTTTTGAAAGAGTTTTCGATGCTCGTAAATGTAAACGCTATATGGATGCCAAATCCTTCTACGGTGGTATACTCCACATTTCCTATGCTGCAGAGTACGAAACAATCGAAGAATTAAGAGAAAAACTGGAATTGAGACGAACAGAAGTGGATTATAGGGTAAGAGCTAATGCAGCGCAATATAAATATATGAAGACTGGTGAAAGCAATGTTGTACAGTAA
- the LOC106085391 gene encoding chromatin accessibility complex 16kD protein, with translation METELPHTRIRTIMKSSLDTGQINNEVLFLMTKSTEMFIKYFAKESYANAKKPSSLAYNHLADLVQSNDNLEFLLQIIPQKIKVKKFKTLLEQGEESSDSSSESD, from the exons ATGGAAACTGAGTTACCCCACACAAGGATACGTACCATAATGAAGAGTTCACTGGATACAGGCCAAATAAACAACGAAGTTctttttttaatgacaaaatcTACG GAAATGTTCATTAAATACTTTGCAAAGGAATCGTATGCGAATGCAAAAAAGCCTAGCAGTCTGGCATACAATCATTTGGCAGACTTGGTGCAATCCAATgacaatttggaatttttgctaCAAATTATACcacaaaaaatcaaggtgaaaaaattcaaaacactTTTGGAGCAGGGTGAGGAGAGTAGCGATTCATCTTCAGAAAGTGATTAG